In Phycisphaerae bacterium, a genomic segment contains:
- a CDS encoding DUF5054 domain-containing protein, giving the protein MKDEQIIRRLCLIAVLLSMASSRLAAQTTSPAQVKEVVVVCKTHFDIGYTDLVSNVLDYYRTTMIDKALAVCDQTRDLPPEQRFVWTLPGWPLSHILGPLQTDARRERIVAMIRESRLVWHALPGTTHTESLELEDLVRGMGFSSRLARQFGQELPRDAKMTDVPSHAWALSTILAQAGVTFLHLGCNRLSTPPDVPVLFWWEGPDGSRVLTMQSPAYGTGLTPPADWSHAAWLALIHTGDNHGPPTPEQIQELLAQAKSELPDVKIRMGRLSDFADAILAEKPDLPVVRADMPDTWIHGIMSMPVESGLARRVRPLIGATESLGTLLDLWRVGDVDMSGTIAEAYEQSFLFGEHTWGLDGKRFPRLYGQAWQDEYDKGTFVKLEQSWGQHAAYIRRVEELIRPTLGEGIRALAAAVNVEGTRIVVFNPLPWSRDDVVSLPWSQATVGKVRDLETGRSVPAELKDEQLSFVAHGVPPLGYRTFVLDSAGTVSPTGKTAWQRADSFDALQVVENPRWRVRIDTTRGTITSLYDKQSDQNLAGEIDGIGLGQFVYERYGADDVSQFLDVYTRGKAPWLEGDFGKPGMPPADQVPHSVFSPPRFSHTIDHGPVSTRIILAAQPSELFNGRVSLTIRLYEDLPFVDFEWKVSDKQATPWPEAGWLCLPLRIDQPVFRLGRLGCVVDPARDVQPSANHMVYALTTGLTLTAPKGKGAGICPIDSPLVCLDERGLWKFSRDFVPKRPMVYVNLFNNQWSTNFVQWIGGAWSCRVRLWPISGTAEEDALVTPAMEARVHCQAILVKGKAGTLPPARAGLTLSRKGVLVTALGPNPDGHGLLLRLWEQIGSDQPCRVQLPDGLRPTSVLPCDLRGRPSGEPIPVKEGVFEVPMTRFAPLSLLIAEQEQAGPTLREE; this is encoded by the coding sequence ATGAAGGATGAACAAATCATTCGGCGTCTCTGCCTGATAGCAGTTCTTCTTTCGATGGCGAGTTCGCGACTGGCCGCCCAGACAACCTCGCCGGCACAGGTGAAAGAAGTCGTCGTCGTCTGCAAGACGCATTTCGACATCGGCTATACCGACCTGGTGTCCAACGTGCTTGACTACTACCGCACGACGATGATCGACAAGGCGTTGGCGGTTTGCGACCAGACGCGAGATCTGCCGCCCGAGCAGCGGTTCGTGTGGACTCTGCCCGGCTGGCCGTTGAGCCACATTCTCGGTCCGCTGCAGACGGATGCGCGGCGTGAGCGCATCGTCGCGATGATCCGCGAGAGCCGCCTTGTCTGGCACGCTCTGCCGGGCACGACGCACACCGAGTCGCTCGAACTCGAAGACCTCGTCCGCGGCATGGGTTTCTCGTCGCGTCTGGCCCGGCAGTTCGGTCAGGAGTTGCCCCGCGACGCCAAGATGACCGACGTGCCGTCGCACGCCTGGGCGCTGTCCACGATCCTGGCCCAGGCAGGCGTGACCTTCCTGCACCTGGGCTGCAACCGCCTGAGCACGCCGCCGGATGTGCCGGTGCTGTTCTGGTGGGAGGGGCCCGACGGCAGTCGCGTGCTCACCATGCAATCTCCCGCCTACGGCACAGGCCTCACGCCGCCGGCCGACTGGTCGCACGCCGCCTGGCTGGCCCTGATCCACACGGGCGACAACCATGGACCACCGACGCCCGAGCAGATACAAGAGCTGTTGGCACAGGCCAAGAGTGAATTGCCCGATGTCAAGATCCGCATGGGCCGGCTGTCGGACTTCGCCGATGCCATTCTTGCAGAGAAGCCGGATCTACCGGTCGTCCGCGCCGACATGCCCGACACCTGGATTCACGGGATCATGTCGATGCCGGTCGAGAGCGGCCTGGCCCGCCGCGTGCGTCCGCTCATCGGGGCGACCGAATCGCTCGGCACGCTGCTTGACCTGTGGCGCGTCGGTGACGTGGACATGAGCGGGACGATCGCTGAGGCTTACGAGCAGAGCTTCCTTTTCGGCGAGCACACCTGGGGCTTGGACGGCAAGCGGTTTCCGCGCCTCTATGGGCAGGCATGGCAGGATGAGTACGACAAAGGCACCTTCGTCAAGCTTGAACAGTCGTGGGGCCAGCATGCAGCCTATATCCGTCGAGTTGAGGAACTGATCAGGCCGACGCTGGGGGAGGGCATTCGGGCACTGGCCGCCGCTGTCAACGTCGAAGGAACCCGGATCGTCGTGTTCAACCCGCTGCCGTGGTCACGGGATGACGTGGTCAGTCTGCCGTGGTCGCAGGCGACCGTGGGCAAGGTCCGCGATCTGGAGACCGGACGGTCTGTCCCGGCGGAACTGAAGGATGAGCAGCTCTCTTTCGTCGCCCACGGGGTCCCGCCGCTCGGCTATCGCACTTTTGTGCTCGACAGTGCCGGAACCGTTTCGCCCACGGGCAAAACGGCATGGCAAAGGGCGGATTCGTTCGATGCTCTGCAGGTTGTCGAAAACCCGAGATGGCGCGTCCGCATCGATACGACGCGCGGAACCATTACTTCGCTTTATGACAAGCAGAGTGATCAGAACCTTGCCGGCGAGATCGACGGAATCGGGCTTGGTCAGTTCGTCTATGAACGCTACGGCGCCGACGATGTCTCGCAATTCCTCGACGTTTACACGAGAGGCAAGGCTCCATGGCTCGAAGGCGACTTCGGCAAACCCGGAATGCCGCCGGCCGACCAGGTTCCTCACAGCGTGTTCTCGCCTCCGCGCTTCTCGCACACCATCGACCACGGTCCGGTCTCGACGCGGATCATCCTCGCTGCTCAGCCGTCCGAGCTTTTCAACGGCCGCGTCAGTCTGACGATTCGCCTCTACGAGGATTTACCGTTCGTCGATTTCGAATGGAAGGTCTCCGACAAGCAGGCTACTCCGTGGCCCGAAGCCGGATGGCTTTGCCTGCCTTTACGGATCGATCAGCCTGTGTTTCGGCTCGGGCGCCTCGGGTGCGTCGTCGACCCCGCCCGCGACGTGCAGCCATCGGCCAACCACATGGTCTATGCGCTGACCACCGGTTTGACCCTCACCGCCCCCAAGGGCAAAGGCGCGGGTATCTGCCCGATCGATTCACCGCTGGTCTGCCTCGACGAGCGCGGCCTGTGGAAGTTCTCGCGGGATTTCGTTCCCAAACGACCGATGGTGTACGTGAATCTGTTCAACAACCAATGGTCCACGAATTTCGTGCAATGGATCGGCGGCGCATGGTCGTGCCGCGTGCGTCTGTGGCCGATTTCGGGCACGGCCGAGGAGGACGCCCTCGTCACTCCGGCGATGGAGGCCCGCGTTCATTGCCAGGCAATACTGGTCAAAGGAAAGGCCGGAACCCTTCCGCCGGCCCGCGCCGGCCTGACCTTGTCGCGCAAGGGCGTCCTGGTGACCGCGTTAGGACCGAACCCCGACGGCCACGGGCTGCTTCTGCGTCTGTGGGAGCAGATCGGCAGCGATCAACCCTGCCGCGTTCAACTGCCCGACGGGTTGCGGCCCACAAGCGTCCTGCCGTGCGATCTGCGGGGGCGGCCTTCAGGTGAACCGATTCCGGTGAAGGAAGGCGTCTTCGAGGTGCCGATGACCCGCTTTGCCCCACTGAGCCTGCTGATCGCCGAGCAAGAGCAGGCCGGGCCGACGTTGCGAGAAGAGTGA